DNA sequence from the Pedobacter schmidteae genome:
TATAAATTGCACGATGTAAAGTTTGTTTGGGTAAAAGGGCACAATAACCATCCCGAAAATGAGCGCTGCGATCAGCTGGCCGTTGCTGCATCCAAAAACAGAGCCGCGCAAAGTATTGATGCTGCATTTGAAGCCGAAAAAAATAGCACATCGCTGTTATAAAAAAAAAAGAATCCGATATTTCACTCTGTAACCCTTTAAGGTTATTCCCCTGGGGTTGCTACAGCCTTGGCCATTTCCCTGTCAGTTATGTACTGGTCATGTTTCAGCGTAGAACTCGTCTATGCCCATTAGATAATAATGTTTTCTAAGGGTTATTTAAAATCGCATTATGTCCGTATCTGGAGGAAGGTGGCCTAGTAGTCGGGCCATAGTCATAGCCTGGCCTTTGTGGTGAAACTCGTGGGTAATAACGTGTGTGAAAATACCGTAGGCATCAGTTTCGATATATTTTTGTGGCCATTTGTAGCCCTTGACCGCTTGGGTTGGATGTAGGGCAAAATGAGTTATAAAATGATCCATGATTTCATCAACCTGCGCGAATAAGCTTTGCAGTTGTGTTACATTCATAGGCTCATCCTGATCGTTGTAAACTGACGAACCATTCAGGGCAAAATTATTTGCCCAAGCTATATAAGTGTTGGCAATATGAACATACATATAGGAAATGGTTTTGTTGTTAAAAGCTGATAGTGGTTTGGCAATGTCAGCCATAACCTTTGCTTCCAGAAACTGAAAAACCACTTGCCTGGACTGCCTGATCAAATCATATTGCAAATAAAGTAAATTTGTCATCACAATATGAAGGTATGAAAATTAATGACACCGCATACAAGATATACCAAAGGTGAAATAATAAGAAGTTAAAATTTTTACGGTATTAAAACAGGATTTCTGTAAATTTAATTAGGGAACCGTTCAAATGGGTAAGATATTAATATACGGAACCCTGTTCAAATAATAAGCATTTACAACTATGGCAACAACAAACACTTATTTAAATTTCAACGGAAATTGTGAAGAGGCATTTACTTTTTACAAATCTGTATTTGGCGGAGAATTTACTTTTATAGGGAAATTTGGCGAGATGCCTCCTCAGGAAGGTTATACTGTTCCTGCTGCAGATGTGAACAAGATTATGCACGTTTCCTTACCAATAGGAACTTCCATTTTGATGGGAAGCGATACCGGTGGAGATTGGGCCCCGAGTTTTGTACAGGGGAACAATTTTTCCATTTCTATTTCGGCAAACAGTAAAGCTGAAGCAGATAACTTGTTTGGGGGACTTTCGGCAGGTGGCCAGGTTACGATGCCTATGGCGCAAACTTTTTGGGGCGATTATTTCGGTATGTTTGCCGATAAATTTGGCGTCAACTGGATGGTGAGTTTTAATGAAAATATGCAAAAATAAAGACTACAACTTTTCTACAAAAATTGGTGTCTCGGTAACTTCTACAGAAAGCTTTCCATTTACAGTATTTACTGTTTTGGAAAGCATTTCATCTTTTCCAATTTGCAAAGTATAAATAACGGCTTGCTTTGCAGTGCCCAGATCAAGATCATAAGTGGCTACCCTTCCTTTCTGATCGGGTATTGTCAATACATAAATTTCTTTCTTATCTAGTTTATATAAATCAACAATAGGATCGCTATTTAAAGTAGCAGCGTAAAAATAATTTCCGATTAATTTTTTGGTTTGAAGTATATAATCGGCTGCAGGCCTTTTGCTTTGGTTGGCATTGATAAAACCCGAAGAAGAATATTGGATTGGACTGTTGATGTCGACATCATCAAGCATGTAAAAAATACACTTTTTTATCCCGTGTCTGGCATACAAAAGCGCTGTCCGTAAATTCCAGTCGGCCTGTGTAACCTGCTGGTTTTTTGAACCTATAGCGATTGCCCGCTGTGGGGTTGCTGGTGCCACATCATATCCGGTTTCAGTAACCCAAACAGGCATATTATTGGCATGTTGTTTAGACATGGCTACGAAATTGTCGGCTACGGAGGCAATATTAGACCTTTCGGGTGCTACGCCGACGGTAGCTACGTCATTATTGAAACTTGCATTATTAGGGTAAAGGTGATAATTAATGATGTCGAAACATATATCTACACTGCCATCAGTCTTGGTACCTCTATTTTTTTTACACCAGGCAATCATTTTAATGATAAAATTAGGATCGGCATGGGCCAGTCCACCCATCACCACCATCATATTCGGATCTGCGGTTTTTATGCCTACATTCTTTCCAAGCTTGCCTTTATGTCCATCGTAAAAGGCGGATAGATTAGCTGCATACTCTTCAGGTGTTTGCAGAGCCTTTGCACCTTTCCACCATTTGTCACGTTCGTTATCACATTCAATATATTTGATCAGGCCAAGGCCAATTTTTGCCGTATTTGGCCTATCACCACCCCATCTAAGTGCGGTATTTACACTAACCAGTGCAGGGTCTACAGCCTTATTGGAGCCGTAACGTGCTGCAAGCTGAAAGGCTGTTCGGGCCTGAATTACATATGAGGCAGGATCGCCTTTATCTAAACCGTAGGGCGCCGGAACATTTTCTGCATCTCGCTGGTCGGAAGGATAGGTATTTACAAGCCATTGCGGACAGGTTTTGATGTCCAGTAGAACATCAAGGCCGTTGTCCTTCATTCGTTGATACATGAGGTCGAGATCCCAACCACCAGAATGAGTCGGGTTAAAGGTATACTTGCCTTCGGTGACTTCTATTCTTTCCCAATCAAGATAATGTCTTATGCCAGAAAAAGATTTGATAATGGAAAATTTTGCTTCATCAACAACTTCAGGTAAATCGGGGTTTAAAATATCCCATTCAAAAGCATTAATGCCCAAGTATTCGGCAAAACGAGTAGTAGAGGCAACACCCGGTATGACAGGTGGGGTTATTTCGCCTGTGGTTTCAACGGTAGGTGTTTCTACTACCTTCTTTTTTTTGCAGGTAGTAAAAGCCAATAAAGACAGACAAAGCAGGGTTGTATATTTCATAATGTAACGGACTCAACCGATAGTTAAATGTAACTATTTTTGGTTGATTTTTTTATCACATTATGTTTTCGTCCTTTATGCAGGTACAAAAAAAGCATCCGGTTAGTGGATGCTTTTGATGCTTGGACTTAGCTAAGTTTTACTTTAGTAGCATTAAGGCCTTTTTTTCCGTTTTCTACCTCGTAAGTGACATGGTCATTTTCTCTTACCTTATCAATAAGGCCGGTAACGTGGACAAAGATTTCAGGTTCACCATTTTCTGGTATGATGAATCCAAATCCTTTTGATTCATTAAAAAATTTTACTGTTCCTTCTGGCATTGCAATGTTAATTTAAATTTAGGGGTTATTATAATTCTTATGTTAAACAATAATGCAATATAATTGTTTTTGCGCTTTTAAAGCAAAACATTCGTTACTTAATTTATATGCAATTGAATGTATGCCCTGTAAGTGCGGTTTTCAGATTTCATTCATCCATCGTTTTCCTTCGGTAAAGCGGGTTACCATCATCGAAGCCACCGTGTCTCCGGTAGCGTTGAGTAAAGTCGCCATGGGGTCAACCAGGGTGCCAATAATCATTGCGGGAGGGAGGGCTTCAATTGGCAATCCATAGGCCGAAATGAACAACAGTTCACCTACATAACCACCATTTGGGATACCGCCTTCAACAACGCTTACCAAAACTGTCATACCCAGGGCCAGTAAAATCGCATCGGCAGTATCAAAGCCCTTTCCAAATAAAGCAAAAACTACTGCCATTTTTACAATTGAGGAAATGCTGGAGCCATCTTTATGCAGGGTTGCACCTAGCGGGATAGTTACATTAGCAATATAATCTGGAATGCCTATTTTTCTGGAGGCATCCAGATTAGAAGGAATAACTGCAATGCTGCTACAGGTACCAATAGCTGTTGCCGAAGGGATAAGATTATTTTTCCAGTAGCGGCCTATGCCTTTGAGTCCGCCGGCTATAAATGCATAAACACTAAACATCACCACAAAATAAAAAGCTCCGAAGCCATAGTAAAGCCCCAGAGATTTGGCATAAGTGCCAAAAAGCTGTGGTCCAAATACACCAACCTGATAGGCGAAATAAGCACCAAGTCCTATCGGCCCTGCTTTCATGATTAAGATAAATACCCTTTTAAAAACCTCATTGCCTGAGTGTAAAAAACTGGTAAACTGATCGGCAGCCTTCCCGGCTTTAAGGGTAGCAAAACCGATGATGATGGAAAAGATGATCATTGCCAGCATGCTTTTGCGCGACAAGAGTTCGTAAAATTCGGTAGTGGTAAATAATTTTGTGATTTGATCTCCAAATGGGCTGTCTTCAATTTTTTCAGTTAAAGCAGTATTGCCCAATGATTCATGAACCGGGAATATTTTAACAGCGATAATGGTGAGGACGGCGGAGATGAGAATGGTTCCCAGAAATACGATAGCGGTGAGGCCAATCATACGGCTCAGCTTATCAGAAGGTTTGATATTGGCTATGGCCGAAGATATGGCGAAAAATACCAATGGGATTACGGCGGTGAACAACAGGTTGAGGAAAATATCACCGATGGGTTTGATTACTTCAACTTTTTTACCAAATATCAACCCGGCTATACTGCCCGCTGTTATGCCGGCCAGTAGAAAAATAATCCCCTTATAATTTTTTAGGTGTGCTTTCATCTATTTGGTTTTGTCGTTTAATTGTCAGATGTAGCTTTGATGATGGACCATACACTATAGAATAAGGTATTTTTTGTTTCTTAAATATATAAATATTTAATTTTACAAGTTGGGTTTAAATAAAAAGAATGAGGTAGCCTTAAATTAGTTTTAATTTTGGCATGTTTATTGGCTAAAGGAAGCAGTTATTGAATCCGCGGTTTTTGTACTATGGATAAATTGTAATTTGTTTAGATGAAAAAAAATCAACGTTCTTTTCTGGTTATATTCGGTATTATCCTTGTTTTTATTACCCTGTTGTTTCGCAATTCGATCGTTCAACGCTCGGAGCAAAAAACACTAATTACTACGATGGATGAGCTGGAGGTAAATAATCGTCAGCTGTCAAAATTGGATACCATCACTTTAAGCTTGCAGGTAGCCGAAAATAATTTCAGAATGTATACTTCCTTATGGAAGCCGGAATATTTTATTAAATATACGGAGGAGATAAAAGCCATTACGGCCATGTTGAGTAACCTTTCGGCAGAGGATAATAGAAAAATATCGGGTAGTATAGTAGGGGATTTGGCCAGTAAACGTAAGCAGATGTTGCTGTACGGAGAAATTAAGAAGCTTGCAGATTCGATTACCAATATCAACCTTCAGCTAAATGTAAATAAGATTAGCAGCAGTTTGCTGCCTGTTAAAACTTTTCCGAAGCCAACGATAAAGAAAGTGGTTGAGGTGGAGGAGATAAAGCCCGAACCAGAGGTTAAAAAGAAAAAATTCTTTCAGCGATTAAAAAATGCGATTTTAAATAAGACAGAGCCTAAGGATACCTCAAAATTCAGAAAGACAGAAACCACCTATGAGCCTGTTGAGAATGGTATAGAAGCCTACAATAAGAAGCAGCTGGAAAAAATAGGTAATTATTATAAGGGGTTGCTTGAAGACCAAAAAAAGAACCATGCCAGGTTAACAGAAAAAGAACAATCTATTTTGACTTTAAATGAGCGAATTTTTGAAAACATTAAATTGCTGTTTAAAGAATATAAAGATAACATTACTTTAAGTGAGGCGGCCAGAAAGATGGCATTGAAAAATAGAGCCGCCAATTCACTTCACAATATCGATTGGTCTGGAAAGCTTAATTTCGTCATCAGTTTGCTTTCTTATCTTGGGATTATCTTTTTGTTGTATAAATTATACCGAGCTTATAGTAAGACTGTTGCGGCAAATAAGCGTGCTGCCGAGCAGGTGATCAGCAAATCCAGATTTTTTACCAGCATCAGTCACGAGATGCGTACACCGTTAAACGCGATCATGGGGGTTTCGGAACAGTTGAAATCTACACCGCTGAATGCAGACCAAATGGGAATGTCAAAACTGCTGGATGCATCTTCGGCCATGCTTTTGTCGGCCGTTAACGAGGTTTTAGATTTTTCCAGGTTGGAAACCAGGAAGTTGTCGCTTGCAAGGACGCCATTTAAATACAAGAGAATATTAAAAGAAGTAGCGGACACTACGAGGGTCCTTGCCGATCAAAAGCGCTTACAGCTGGAACTGTTACAAGATGGCGCTCCGGATTTATTGCTTGACGGAGATCCTTATCGCTTAAAACAAATTGTGACCAACCTTACGGCGAATGCCATCAAATTTACCGACAAAGGAAAGGTTACGATTAAGGTAGCACTTAAAAAAACGGATGATAAAAACTGTTTGCTGTCTATCAAAATTATTGATACGGGGATCGGTATAGCCCCTGCAGATATTCCGGTTATTTTTAACGAATTCTCGCAAGTGATTGATTCTAAGCGTAGCGACTGGCAAACAGGCTCGGGGTTGGGGTTGACCATTAGTAAAAAACTGGTTGATTTGCATCAGGGAAAGATTGCTGTAGAAAGTACATTGGGAAAAGGAACAACCTTTAATGTGGAGTTACCTTATCGAATAGCTGCTGGCGAAGAGGAAAATCTTGATCAGCAAAATGAAAGGATCATCAATAGCGATCGCTTTAAGCATATACGCGTGTTAATTGTTGACGATGCAGAAGTAAATTTGCTGGTGATTAAGATGATCTTTAAAAAGCATGGGATTGACTTTGATACGGCTGATAGTGGCTTAACTGCGCTTGAGTTGATGGATAAAAATAAGTATGATATGGTATTGACCGATATTCAAATGCCTGAAATGGATGGAATGGAGCTGGCCAAACACGTGAGGGGATTGGATGATGCTGATAAGGCTAAAGTTCCAATAATTGCAATTACCGGCCAGATAAATCCGGAATCGCACGAGGCTTATCTTTCGGCTGGCATAAATGATTATATCATTAAGCCATTTAAGGAAGTTGAACTGATAGAGAAGATACTAGATTATAGTGCCTGATTTTCCTGATATGGGAAATACCTTCCCCGAAATCAGGGTTCTTTGGGATTTGCGGTAGCCGCTTTAGTGAGCTCTTTTTGCTTATTCATATTAAATTTGTAGAGGTCTTCCGTAGCCACCAGTTTTCGGGTACATTTTTCTATATCCATACCTCCTTCTGCCCATAAATAGGGGCGAAAGCTATAAGATTTGTTCCCATCGAGATTGGCAATGAACTGATCCCAGGTAGACCACCTTAAACCTTTGTAAAAGGCCGAAAGATCGCTGTCCAAACAAAAGCGAATAAATTCGGTATATCCCAGTCCAAGGGGCTCCCATGCCAGGCTATTCGGTGCGAGGTAATAAATTTGTTTTAAATCCTGGCCAAATGCCCCATAATTAATAGCAAAGAAACCACCTACTGCATCATCTGCAATTAAAAGATAGGCAGGTTTATCTCCATATTCCTGTATTGTTTTCCCTTTGTTCCACTCCGAAACAGAACGGTTTAGTCTCGCATTTCCCGATCCCAGTATTCTTAACCAGCCATTGTCAATCATGATCCCTCCGGTATGATAAATGACAGCACCCAAAGTAGCATAGGTAGAAACCTGAGTTTGATATAGTGTTATTTTGGCTTTGACCGAATCTACATCCAGTACTTCGACTTTATTTTTAGCAGAGTCTATCCACCTTTTTACCAGGGGCCAGGCCGGATCTGTTTGATTGATCAATTCGTCAAGGCTTTGCATTTTATTTTGTGCAAAAGCATTCAGCGAAAAAATGGTTAGTCCGCACAACAGTATATATTGAACTGTACTTTTCATAAGCAGGTATTTATTAGCCAATAAATATACAAATGATGAAATAAAAAAACTTAAAGCGCATGGAAGAGTTCGCAGCAAAAAATAACTGACAAGTTGAAAACCGTTGTTTATTTTTTTTCGTATGTAAAGGAAATTGTGTTTTGCTTTGTTTTTTGAACACTGCAGATGGAAAAAGATAGTTGTTAATTATAGCAATAGCATTGTATGACGCGAGATTTAGACCTATTCGAAGACATGGTAACCAGCATTATAAATGGTACTTATGAAGAGGAAATATCCGATCCAGTTTTTCTTGAAAAATGTAATGACCTGAAAGAGGACGCCGAAATATTTACCCTGTTGCATCCGGATAAATCAGGATATTATCTGATTCAAAGGAAATTAATTGTCTATAGAATCATTACCAAAATGACTGCCGATAAGGATGCTGTAGATTTACAACAACGAAGCCAGCTGGATTTTATTGAAAAAGGACTGTTGAGCTTATACTGGCTTTATATGGAATTGCTGGTTGAAATTGATGAATGACCTTAGTCTTCATGTTTTACCCATACGTTGTAAATTTCAACAGCACCATAGGCTTCGCATGATTCGCCATTAACCTTTCTTTTTCCCTGACAGGAGGACTGGACATAAGCGCCGGCTTTAAAGTATGCTCCGTTGAAGGCCTTAGGGTAACTAAACTTTAACATACCATTGTAATAACATTCTGTTTTGTCATTTTTTACTTTAAACATCACGTTAAATCTGGTTCCTAACTGATAATTCTCATCCAATACAGGGCCTTTTTCATCGTCCATTTTTACAAAGAGTTTGTTTTTCTCCAGTCTGAAAACAATGACATCATCTTCGGCATCGTGTATTTGCCCGATCACAATATGTGGTTTTTTAAGGGGTAAATGGGTAATGCTTTGATCAATGAAAAGGGTATGTGTACCTATTGAGGAAGACCAGGAAGCATTTTTTCTCCCATCGTCGGTCATTTCTCTGAGTTCGGAGCGGGGATAGCCCGAGCCTTTGGTTGTAGTGCCCCCGGTTATGGCCCGGAAAACTACCGCATTGCCCGATTTGTTGGCATAAAACCATTTATCATTCTGATAGGTGTTCAATTCGGGTTGCCGGTATTCATCTGAAGTACCTGGGGCTTTTATGCCTTCAGGTACATTTAATTTCCAGTTTTTGAGGTTTAAAATCTCTGAAGGTAGCTTAACCATTTGCTTTGCCGGCACAGCCGCGCCCAGTATCAAAAGCAATGCAGCCAACAGTAGTGCATAAGTGCTGTTTTTTATGGAAATAGTCATATTTACGGATTTATTTTGTTACGCCTATTGGTAATTGATCATTTGTAGCAGGAGTGTTGCCCAACCATTGGAAATTGAGTTTTTCGGTATTGGTATATTGTGGCTTCAACTGATAAATGTGTTTGCCTGCTACTTTATTATAAAATGATTCTATTTTTCCTGACTCATAGAAATTACAGTAATCTACTTTAATATTGTCCCAGCGGTATTCCTGAAACTGGATAGACCTGCCTCCCTGTCCGCTGTAAGAGAAATTGCTATTGGTAACAGAAGCTTGCTGGGCGCCTATGAGTCTTATTACAGTTCCCTGCTCCCTGTTTTCTACTTCATTAAAGTTGCAATGATCTATAGTTACAAAGGGGCCTAAGGTACTCTCATCATTTCCGCCACGGTAGATATTAATGGCGCTACCCATTAAATTTGTAAAAGTACAGTTCCTGATTGTGGTATACTCGGCATTGTACATGCCCTTATCGTCTTTTTCAGAGGAGAGGTCTATTCCATTGCCCGACATGTGATGAAATACTGAATTCAACACTACTAAGCTGTCTGCCAGTGTACCTTTGGCTGCTGCAAACCCGCTATTGTTACTCTCATTGTAATCGTAAAATTCACAATTGTCAATGGTCAAAAGATAGGGCCTGTTCATCGGCTTGTCGGTAGTGCGAACGCCGCCGTCGGATGCAGAAAAACTCTCGTAAGTACCTTTAAAAGCTAAGCCCTGTACTTTCAGGTCTCCTCCATTTTCAATAGTGATAAAAGCCGGTAAGGCTTTGTAAGAAGCGTTTACCAATATTGGCCTGTTTCGCAGATTTTTAGCGGCCATGATAACAACAGGCTTGTTGACCAGTATTTCGCCATTCATTTTGTAGTAGCCTTCATCAGATAAGATCACCGTGTCGCCTGGGAGGGCATCTCTGACAATATTTGCTATCGATTCGCTTTGAGCGGCATTTACAGGGAAGCTTTTGGGTTGACGTTCGGGAACTTTAACCCTGGGCTTGTACCAGGCTGCGCCGGTTACTTCTTTTTGGATAAGGGGAAGCTTTTTTAAATCGGCACCCATATGTAAATCATAAGGAAGGCTAAAGCCTTTAATAGTAATGGATTTTGGATTTACTTTTTTAAAGCCTGCAGGCCAGTTTCCTTTAAAATCAGCATTCAATCCATTGTCGGAAAACAATATTCCATTCTTGTTGTCATTATTTGCGTCGGTATAGGCTTCATTGTCCTTGGTCAGGATCAGGTTGTTTTTGAAGGATACATTTTCCGGGCCTAATGTGCGTTCGGCATCTTTGCCAGCACCAAACAAAATGGCGGAACAGTTGATAAAGGAATTTTTTTCAATAACTGCATCCTTTACCTGGAAGTAGCGGTTGATAAGCGAGTTGGGGACACCATTTACCAGTGCCAGCGGTGCCCGGAAATTACTTCCCGTTAACCTATAAAACACATTACTGGCCACGCGCTGACGAGGATTGATGACCCTTACACCACCTGTAAAAGGCTTGTCGTTGCCGATGAAGAAATTTCCTTCTACTACGTTGTCGGAGCCGTGTCTCAATACCAGTCCACCTTCGCATTCGTAAAAGGTATTGAAGCTGACATGATTTTCGCCCGATTTAATAGAGACGATTTCTACTTCTCCATTACAACGTTCGAAATAATTGTACACAATTTTTGTACCTGAAGGCTCCAGCGAATACCTGGAAAATCCTATCCTGATGATTTCACCTCCATTTGAACCAAAACGTTGACGCCCTTTAAAATAGTTGCTGTCGATGCTATGGTTATTTTGCCGGCTACGCTCATCATCAAGTTCAGCAATGATGAGCGGTCCCGAATTGAGTTTGTTGACAAAAGTAGAATGGTCAATCCTGTTGTTTTTTCCATACAAAGTAATCCAGGTATCGGCTTTAAACCTTTCCGGCTGACTGTAATTTTCGATGACGATGTTGCTTACCCTGCAATTATTGGCCAGGTTATCGTTGTTGATACGGAAAGAGATCACCTCACGCTTTGGTGTATAACCATCTTTGAAATGAAATCCTTTAACCAGCAGGTGTTCGCCGCCAATTTGTATGTAAGATTGGCCCGTGAAAATTACTCCTCCGGGGTTTTGTGGCATAATGGTAATCGGAGCCCGCGCTGTTCCATTTCCCTGTA
Encoded proteins:
- a CDS encoding DinB family protein; this encodes MTNLLYLQYDLIRQSRQVVFQFLEAKVMADIAKPLSAFNNKTISYMYVHIANTYIAWANNFALNGSSVYNDQDEPMNVTQLQSLFAQVDEIMDHFITHFALHPTQAVKGYKWPQKYIETDAYGIFTHVITHEFHHKGQAMTMARLLGHLPPDTDIMRF
- a CDS encoding VOC family protein, with product MATTNTYLNFNGNCEEAFTFYKSVFGGEFTFIGKFGEMPPQEGYTVPAADVNKIMHVSLPIGTSILMGSDTGGDWAPSFVQGNNFSISISANSKAEADNLFGGLSAGGQVTMPMAQTFWGDYFGMFADKFGVNWMVSFNENMQK
- a CDS encoding cold-shock protein; amino-acid sequence: MPEGTVKFFNESKGFGFIIPENGEPEIFVHVTGLIDKVRENDHVTYEVENGKKGLNATKVKLS
- a CDS encoding dicarboxylate/amino acid:cation symporter; the encoded protein is MKAHLKNYKGIIFLLAGITAGSIAGLIFGKKVEVIKPIGDIFLNLLFTAVIPLVFFAISSAIANIKPSDKLSRMIGLTAIVFLGTILISAVLTIIAVKIFPVHESLGNTALTEKIEDSPFGDQITKLFTTTEFYELLSRKSMLAMIIFSIIIGFATLKAGKAADQFTSFLHSGNEVFKRVFILIMKAGPIGLGAYFAYQVGVFGPQLFGTYAKSLGLYYGFGAFYFVVMFSVYAFIAGGLKGIGRYWKNNLIPSATAIGTCSSIAVIPSNLDASRKIGIPDYIANVTIPLGATLHKDGSSISSIVKMAVVFALFGKGFDTADAILLALGMTVLVSVVEGGIPNGGYVGELLFISAYGLPIEALPPAMIIGTLVDPMATLLNATGDTVASMMVTRFTEGKRWMNEI
- a CDS encoding ATP-binding protein, coding for MKKNQRSFLVIFGIILVFITLLFRNSIVQRSEQKTLITTMDELEVNNRQLSKLDTITLSLQVAENNFRMYTSLWKPEYFIKYTEEIKAITAMLSNLSAEDNRKISGSIVGDLASKRKQMLLYGEIKKLADSITNINLQLNVNKISSSLLPVKTFPKPTIKKVVEVEEIKPEPEVKKKKFFQRLKNAILNKTEPKDTSKFRKTETTYEPVENGIEAYNKKQLEKIGNYYKGLLEDQKKNHARLTEKEQSILTLNERIFENIKLLFKEYKDNITLSEAARKMALKNRAANSLHNIDWSGKLNFVISLLSYLGIIFLLYKLYRAYSKTVAANKRAAEQVISKSRFFTSISHEMRTPLNAIMGVSEQLKSTPLNADQMGMSKLLDASSAMLLSAVNEVLDFSRLETRKLSLARTPFKYKRILKEVADTTRVLADQKRLQLELLQDGAPDLLLDGDPYRLKQIVTNLTANAIKFTDKGKVTIKVALKKTDDKNCLLSIKIIDTGIGIAPADIPVIFNEFSQVIDSKRSDWQTGSGLGLTISKKLVDLHQGKIAVESTLGKGTTFNVELPYRIAAGEEENLDQQNERIINSDRFKHIRVLIVDDAEVNLLVIKMIFKKHGIDFDTADSGLTALELMDKNKYDMVLTDIQMPEMDGMELAKHVRGLDDADKAKVPIIAITGQINPESHEAYLSAGINDYIIKPFKEVELIEKILDYSA
- a CDS encoding DUF2625 domain-containing protein — encoded protein: MKSTVQYILLCGLTIFSLNAFAQNKMQSLDELINQTDPAWPLVKRWIDSAKNKVEVLDVDSVKAKITLYQTQVSTYATLGAVIYHTGGIMIDNGWLRILGSGNARLNRSVSEWNKGKTIQEYGDKPAYLLIADDAVGGFFAINYGAFGQDLKQIYYLAPNSLAWEPLGLGYTEFIRFCLDSDLSAFYKGLRWSTWDQFIANLDGNKSYSFRPYLWAEGGMDIEKCTRKLVATEDLYKFNMNKQKELTKAATANPKEP
- a CDS encoding polysaccharide lyase family 7 protein; the encoded protein is MTISIKNSTYALLLAALLLILGAAVPAKQMVKLPSEILNLKNWKLNVPEGIKAPGTSDEYRQPELNTYQNDKWFYANKSGNAVVFRAITGGTTTKGSGYPRSELREMTDDGRKNASWSSSIGTHTLFIDQSITHLPLKKPHIVIGQIHDAEDDVIVFRLEKNKLFVKMDDEKGPVLDENYQLGTRFNVMFKVKNDKTECYYNGMLKFSYPKAFNGAYFKAGAYVQSSCQGKRKVNGESCEAYGAVEIYNVWVKHED
- a CDS encoding polysaccharide lyase 6 family protein, whose translation is MKKTLIPLLLLLSLKTFAGSVVVDNPEALKAAVTKAKPGDIIYLKNKEWNNAAIQLQGNGTARAPITIMPQNPGGVIFTGQSYIQIGGEHLLVKGFHFKDGYTPKREVISFRINNDNLANNCRVSNIVIENYSQPERFKADTWITLYGKNNRIDHSTFVNKLNSGPLIIAELDDERSRQNNHSIDSNYFKGRQRFGSNGGEIIRIGFSRYSLEPSGTKIVYNYFERCNGEVEIVSIKSGENHVSFNTFYECEGGLVLRHGSDNVVEGNFFIGNDKPFTGGVRVINPRQRVASNVFYRLTGSNFRAPLALVNGVPNSLINRYFQVKDAVIEKNSFINCSAILFGAGKDAERTLGPENVSFKNNLILTKDNEAYTDANNDNKNGILFSDNGLNADFKGNWPAGFKKVNPKSITIKGFSLPYDLHMGADLKKLPLIQKEVTGAAWYKPRVKVPERQPKSFPVNAAQSESIANIVRDALPGDTVILSDEGYYKMNGEILVNKPVVIMAAKNLRNRPILVNASYKALPAFITIENGGDLKVQGLAFKGTYESFSASDGGVRTTDKPMNRPYLLTIDNCEFYDYNESNNSGFAAAKGTLADSLVVLNSVFHHMSGNGIDLSSEKDDKGMYNAEYTTIRNCTFTNLMGSAINIYRGGNDESTLGPFVTIDHCNFNEVENREQGTVIRLIGAQQASVTNSNFSYSGQGGRSIQFQEYRWDNIKVDYCNFYESGKIESFYNKVAGKHIYQLKPQYTNTEKLNFQWLGNTPATNDQLPIGVTK